One region of Eupeodes corollae chromosome 1, idEupCoro1.1, whole genome shotgun sequence genomic DNA includes:
- the LOC129950837 gene encoding uncharacterized protein LOC129950837 — translation MQTNNKPMNSAVVEAATAAAASATASERFTLWISLLFYDFKFLLTNSIHGQQLTLLTLEDFQSLKDLQFDESFRLPTSYKLIVKRSSVDNPQPSNHPQIFKFELNDAKEPDEETKKFIQMRARELRQKEQDVEVEVLNMTHISKRSKRAAQKVKPQLIPFLITDAKEPDNATKELIRRSRAKELSLIATKEPTVRQSSRYKDENSEFPSHKKEPSRQSRGKNFASIAANKEPLRQGRVRSVTFTTESKEPLRKGKVQSVPLTSNENQSLRVNRATSTTTHTKKQPSSRKSPRKRTRRFAQLTEPRYIKFEIHDVKAPSSNSDNTAPAEVQILPRPVFGNKISNQMPEPNTSSSYSDTDTSVQGSKFRYFIQQAPRKPHYGPYPKRFEHNNDVIFRVNKMQKYIASGQGLENINTNIEITIPPAVTATAIIPGYPKQIYGQKLCPYGNQGCQFGPAAVVPVVSNAVPEAQEEYNKPAQNLVAENEILPEVPPQRYYYNIYPHLQPQPQLQAEVVQQFIPIATVRPYQGVAQIVQTPVVEQQLLHQEHPHQVPQQHHQIEDNKLIEQNPQFKVAYLEPTYGYGNKIYPYTIAKNIPVQPANEQNSIAPFNDGGKNQEEPQNQNYEDQANKLNSLKNNQEFQELSALIGKSPMDQVHGLSYLLAKEMQRQKSTQIQQRPQDQTSPILFHPRENTNSQSVASAVVVQKPNFEEPKIDSNQLMPFRPLRQLNKNIPPPAVQAVQAVQHQDQQHQANSGVPISDDKGLGLSPNYNGIDSHNYSTQKIYPQTENDEPMEYASKYSFGYRVRDTHSGNDFSHKQHRDENGVTRGQYHILMPDGRMQNVIYYADETGFHADVSY, via the exons ATGCAGACAAATAACAAGCCAATGAACTCTGCAGTGGTcgaagcagcaacagcagcagcagcgtcAGCAACAGCATCAGAA AGGTTTACTTTATGGATAAGCCTACtgttttatgattttaagtTTCTCTTAACCAACAGCATTCATGGACAACAATTAACATTACTGACCTTAGAAGACTTTCAGTCACTTAAG GATTTGCAATTTGATGAAAGTTTTCGACTTCCAACTTCATATAAGTTAATTGTAAAAAGGAGCTCTGTTGATAATCCCCAACCAAGCAATCAtccacaaatatttaaattcgagCTAAATGATGCCAAAGAACCTGATGAAGAAACAAAGAAATTTATTCAAATGCGAGCTAGAGAACTTCGACAGAAAGAACAAgatgttgaagttgaagttCTTAATATGACTCATATATCGAAAAGATCAAAACGTGCCGCTCAAAAAGTCAAACCACAATTaataccatttttaataaccgaTGCCAAGGAGCCTGATAATGCAACGAAGGAACTTATTCGAAGAAGTAGAGCTAAAGAGCTTTCGCTGATAGCGACAAAGGAACCAACTGTAAGGCAGAGCAGTAGATATAAGGACGAGAACTCTGAATTTCCAAGTCATAAAAAGGAACCATCTAGACAAAGTCGAGGTAAGAATTTTGCTTCGATAGCTGCAAATAAGGAACCATTGAGGCAAGGAAGAGTTAGATCTGTGACTTTTACAACTGAAAGTAAGGAACCTTTGAGAAAAGGGAAAGTTCAGTCTGTTCCTTTGACAAGTAATGAAAACCAGTCCCTGAGAGTGAATAGAGCCACTTCAACTACAACTCACACAAAAAAGCAACCATCAAGTCGAAAATCTCCCCGAAAACGTACCCGTAGATTCGCTCAATTGACCGAGCCtcgttatataaaatttgagaTTCATGACGTTAAGGCACCATCATCTAACAGTGACAACACAGCCCCCGCGGAAGTGCAAATTTTACCACGTCCAGtgtttggtaataaaatttcGAACCAAATGCCCGAGCCAAACACATCATCGTCATACTCAGACACTGATACGTCAGTCCAGGGCAGTAAGTTCCGTTATTTTATACAACAAGCCCCCAGGAAACCACACTATGGTCCATATCCAAAACGTTTTGAACATAACAACGACGTTATTTTTAGAGTAAATAAGATGCAGAAATACATAGCTAGcggtcaaggtcttgaaaacATAAACACGAACATTGAGATTACCATACCTCCAGCAGTTACAGCTACAGCTATAATTCCTGGCTATCCAAAGCAGATCTATGGTCAAAAACTATGTCCGTATGGAAATCAAGGTTGCCAATTTGGACCGGCAGCGGTGGTGCCAGTTGTTTCCAATGCAGTTCCAGAAGCTCAGGAAGAATACAATAAGCCCGCTCAAAATTTGGTAGCGGAAAATGAAATTTTGCCTGAAGTGCCTCCGCAACGATATTACTACAATATCTACCCTCATCTTCAACCCCAACCTCAACTTCAAGCTGAAGTGGTACAGCAGTTTATTCCGATCGCAACGGTAAGACCATATCAAGGTGTGGCCCAAATAGTACAAACTCCAGTTGTTGAACAACAACTTCTGCATCAAGAGCACCCCCATCAAGTCCCTCAACAACATCACCAAATCGAGGATAATAAATTGATCGAGCAGAATCCTCAGTTTAAAGTTGCTTATCTAGAGCCTACATATGGCTACGGCAATAAAATATACCCTTATACTATTGCCAAAAATATTCCAGTCCAACCAGCAAATGAGCAGAACTCGATTGCCCCTTTCAATGATGGTGGAAAGAATCAGGAAGAGCCTCAGAACCAAAATTATGAAGATCAAGCAAACAAACTGAACTCGTTGAAAAATAACCAAGAATTTCAAGAATTATCTGCTTTGATTGGCAAATCTCCTATGGACCAAGTTCATGGCCTCTCATATTTATTGGCAAAAGAAATGCAACGTCAGAAGAGCACGCAAATACAACAACGTCCCCAGGATCAAACTTCACCAATTCTCTTTCACCCAAGAGAAAATACTAATTCGCAATCTGTGGCGTCGGCGGTTGTGGTTCAAAAACCAAATTTTGAAGAGCCAAAAATCGACAGTAAtcaattaatgccttttcgacCTTTAAGGCAGCTGAATAAAAATATACCTCCCCCTGCTGTTCAAGCTGTTCAGGCTGTGCAACATCAGGACCAACAACACCAAGCTAATTCTGGAGTGCCGATAAGTGATGATAAGGGATTAGGACTTTCACCAAATTACAACGGAATCGATAGCCATAATTATTCAACACAGAAAATCTACCCCCAAACCGAAAATGATGAACCG aTGGAATATGCCTCAAAATACTCCTTTGGCTACCGAGTCCGAGACACCCATAGTGGAAATGATTTTTCTCACAAACAACATCGTGATGAAAATGGAGTCACACGTGGACAGTATCATATTTTGATGCCTGATGGAAGGAtgcaaaatgttatttattatgCAGATGAAACAGGATTTCATGCAGATGttagttattaa